One Lutzomyia longipalpis isolate SR_M1_2022 chromosome 4, ASM2433408v1 DNA segment encodes these proteins:
- the LOC129794459 gene encoding uncharacterized protein LOC129794459 produces the protein MQPTETQIAQCTITSGDVKASAQASLTTKLDGICESNSLYTAFTYLESKLMQEIYNIRLVLSQIQNPHYNLMQHNQFLHPPVNMAPTLYHNIQKIVDQSREQTSNEVTIAPSTTSSTTTSSTPPESLNEIPELTTKQSIFFTTPSVIPATGKPLLLKSLPSKFSSARESEIYKFNNTILSGQETQIFTYYWRIDHYKEKLKKNITHVESPTFVISGQSLHIKAELNHLKRDYLYLQLEQSPNNAEGNSSIILETGNLFKEIEAKKFFRHKIVILDNTSAKSDLISQEFLDINSGFPIPNSAILSSPYCRNDVVLIKILIYL, from the exons ATGC AACCAACAGAAACGCAAATTGCCCAATGTACCATTACTTCTGGAGATGTAAAAGCATCTGCCCAAGCAAGTCTCACGACAAAATTGGATGGAATTTGTGAATCAA ACAGCCTCTATACAGCCTTTACGTATTTGGAGTCAAAGTTAATGCAGGAGATCTACAATATTCGTTTAGTTTTGAGTCAAATTCAAAATCCACACTACAATCTAATGCAACATAATCAATTTCTTCATCCCCCCGTCAACATGGCACCTACACTATATCACAACATCCAAAAAATTGTCGATCAATCGCGCGAACAAACATCCAATGAAGTAACAATTGCTCCATCTACTACATCATCAACCACTACCTCATCTACACCTCCTGAAAGTCTAAATGAGATTCCCGAATTAACAACCAAACAGAGTATCTTCTTCACAACACCTTCAGTTATCCCAGCCACGGGGAAACCACTCTTACTCAAATCACTGCCATCGAAGTTTTCCAGTGCTCGTGAATCTGAAATCTACAAGTTCAACAATACAATTCTATCAGGACAGGAGACACAGATCTTCACCTACTACTGGCGTATTGATCACTACAAGGAAAAACTGAAGAAGAACATAACTCATGTGGAAAGTCCAACGTTCGTTATTTCGGGACAAAGTTTGCACATTAAGGCTGAATTAAATCACCTAAAACGCGACTATTTGTACCTCCAATTGGAACAATCACCAAACAATGCGGAAGGGAATAGTTCAATTATCCTCGAAACTGGGAATTTATTCAAGGAGATCGaggcaaagaaatttttccggcATAAAATTGTCATTTTGGATAATACAAGCGCCAAGAGTGATCTTATTTCGCAAGAATTCTTGGATATTAATAGTGGATTTCCAATTCCCAATAGTGCCATCTTGTCTAGTCCATACTGCCGTAATGATGTTGTCCTAATCAAAATCCTAATTTACCTGTAA
- the LOC129795592 gene encoding tRNA pseudouridine(38/39) synthase: protein MTTNKELTVNKRNKSLSQEELKEMSKEELIEKIIQLQSHNLQLKNIIQKRDPDGESSNDAASKKRKRKFDFSKSHRRHILLKFLYFGWDYQGYASQEDSMATIEYHLFKALERTCLIEKRESANYHRCGRTDKGVSAFSQTISIDVRSKFPPDEQMLPESIENELNYCVMLNQSLPVDIRCISWHPLTEPEFSARFNCKERIYRYFFPRGTLNIPAMEEGCSYLVGNHDFRNLCKMDVANGVVAFMRSIASARIRQVDNEKTSEDPHSMMFLEIRSNAFLWHQIRCIMAVLLLIGLNKEEPELVRELLDIEKNPRKPQYSLASDIPLNLYETVFEGKDSWVYNQHTLERVVKDIETQWIFSSIKTTMMEEVAKDLRKVLEEKFNQYGETICCGEELLQGAKMRQYKKLLERSKGESLEDRIEHFIKKRRLNVNEVS, encoded by the exons ATGACCACCAATAAGGAATTGACTGTAAACAAGAGGAATAAATCCCTTTCCCAGGaggaattgaaagaaatgtcCAAGGAG GAATTAATTGAGAAGATCATCCAGCTACAGTCACATAATCTCCAACTCAAAAACATTATTCAGAAGAGAGATCCGGATGGGGAATCATCCAATGATGCTGCTtcgaaaaaaaggaagagaaagtttgatttttcaaaatctcaCCGGCGACatattttgctgaaatttCTCTACTTTGGATGGGATTACCAGGGATATGCCAGTCAGGAGGACTCCATGGCCACTATTGAGTATCATTTATTCAAAGCCCTTGAGCGTACATGCCTGATTGAGAAGCGAGAATCCGCAAATTATCATCGTTGCGGGAGAACGGATAAGGGTGTTAGTGCCTTCTCTCAAACTATTTCCATCGATGTGAGGAGCAAGTTCCCTCCGGATGAGCAAATGCTCCCTGAATCAATTGAGAATGAACTCAATTACTGCGTGATGCTGAATCAATCACTTCCGGTGGATATTCGATGCATCTCCTGGCATCCACTCACAGAACCGGAATTTAGTGCAAGATTCAACTGCAAGGAGAGGATCTATCGATACTTCTTCCCACGAGGAACTCTAAATATTCCAGCGATGGAGGAAGGGTGCTCCTACCTTGTGGGGAATCATGATTTTCGCAATTTGTGCAAAATGGATGTGGCAAATGGGGTTGTTGCCTTCATGAGGAGCATTGCAAGTGCTAGGATACGACAAGTGGACAATGAGAAGACCTCAGAGGACCCCCACAGTATGATGTTCCTTGAAATACGCTCAAATGCCTTCCTTTGGCATCAAATCCGATGCATAATGGCTGTTCTGCTGCTCATTGGGCTCAATAAGGAGGAACCTGAGCTTGTCCGGGAGTTACTGgacattgagaaaaatccccGGAAGCCTCAGTATAGCCTTGCAAGTGATATTCCACTAAATCTGTACGAGACTGTGTTTGAGGGAAAGGATAGCTGGGTATACAATCAGCACACATTGGAGAGAGTTGTGAAGGACATTGAGACTCAGTGGATCTTCTCCAGCATCAAGACTACAATGATGGAGGAAGTGGCAAAGGATCTCCGGAAGGTACTTGAGGAGAAATTCAACCAGTACGGAGAGACAATCTGCTGTGGGGAAGAATTGCTTCAGGGAGCAAAGATGCGGCAATACAAGAAGCTCCTTGAGCGAAGTAAAGGAGAAAGCTTGGAGGATCGTATTGAGCATTTTATCAAGAAGCGTCGGCTTAATGTTAATGAGGTaagttga
- the LOC129794460 gene encoding cingulin-like protein 1: MDFDLDDPLDDILKSDESDSFFDGGVKKDPGGAKSAANTAKKEPPGKAKISDLFGISKPEPTLPTQPAKKPDPPPTVEVPKPRAEPQFVARKETPKKTPELKSKVSFDDDTDLDLGFDPKAPKAKTNIFDDLLGTTQPAAKSQGLAPKVEPRPKTTPAPISRQSTFDDMPPTVQPSQGGRPRTAARSTSAIPDPLGLFSDTREKDSGKQEVAPSSKSAPVDWLGLGTDAKEVPKPIEQKASVVDRAPPQPVVQHEEIPDTAKQILSSETALQTMRQQETQLVVASQLKNQERALVDIQARQADLLRRQEVQFSELMQKQMQRQSVLEENIKRQQEKINSHLEALINQPILPGISPRIPLDAGTEDAKTETIEVVELKADVRRLELEKLRLEDLLSNVKSNHEEELILMERSHKKQISVLEETLQSLENRLKSENTSLEEFYMRKLSKLDEEKTTLVKEAEERLEELKVHQKEALETMRIGYETDIQHLREDHKRIIENIRESKLMEFSVMQENSSYIQQLKTASSFLESASGNIENLKETLNERISGIEADKARELEAKERQMAEEMRRIERSRDLAEAERLRLVDLVATLDDKITKLSQEASEEQWMLKEKLTTLEVERRSFERERDLVREEQKRHEKRIEDMKMLAQQEHQRLMEQIEDERRKLTEERLKLEMLEKINPGRTTKAEVEIALKVAEDAAREVDKERENLMKLQRECETVRRQLQDRENALKRKEVDVETAIRTAQAREAAAEGALESAKATEVQLFQKYQQLSQNTKDLCQREEKLSQSWEKLSKERLELQAMRRNLTESKCSLCRFGQTNQKIADLLSRSPISGDKAPVESHRVAEVRSLTEEIEKLPSITDDDLLIASKMKKSLKRN, encoded by the coding sequence atggattttgatTTAGACGATCCCCTCGATGATATTCTAAAAAGTGATGAGAGTGATAGTTTTTTCGATGGAGGAGTAAAGAAAGATCCAGGCGGGGCTAAATCCGCAGCAAATACCGCGAAAAAGGAACCTCCGGGAAAGGCAAAAATTTCCGATCTCTTTGGCATAAGTAAACCAGAACCAACTCTCCCCACTCAACCTGCTAAGAAACCCGATCCCCCACCTACTGTTGAGGTGCCCAAACCCAGAGCTGAGCCCCAATTTGTTGCCCGGAAGGAAACTCCCAAAAAGACTCCGGAACTAAAGAGCAAAGTTTCCTTTGATGATGACACCGATCTGGATCTTGGATTTGATCCAAAAGCCCCAAAAGCTAAAACAAATATCTTTGATGACCTTCTGGGGACAACACAGCCGGCTGCAAAGTCCCAAGGATTGGCCCCTAAAGTTGAGCCTCGGCCAAAGACAACTCCAGCTCCGATTTCGCGGCAATCAACCTTCGATGATATGCCGCCAACGGTTCAACCTTCACAAGGAGGACGTCCCAGAACAGCTGCTAGATCTACTTCAGCTATTCCTGATCCACTGGGGCTGTTTTCTGATACCCGTGAAAAGGATTCGGGGAAACAGGAAGTTGCGCCATCGAGTAAATCAGCCCCAGTAGATTGGCTAGGATTGGGCACAGATGCAAAAGAGGTTCCAAAGCCAATAGAACAGAAGGCATCAGTAGTCGATAGAGCACCTCCTCAGCCAGTGGTGCAACATGAAGAAATCCCTGATACTGCAAAGCAAATCCTTTCCAGTGAAACAGCCCTGCAAACAATGCGACAGCAGGAAACGCAGCTAGTGGTGGCGTCACAGCTGAAGAATCAAGAGCGTGCTCTTGTGGATATTCAAGCACGTCAGGCGGACCTTCTAAGACGACAGGAAGTGCAATTCTCCGAGCTGATGCAGAAGCAAATGCAGCGTCAGAGTGTTCTTGAGGAGAACATTAAGCGACAGCAAGAGAAGATAAATTCCCACCTGGAAGCGCTTATCAATCAACCAATCTTGCCGGGAATTTCCCCGCGGATTCCCCTTGATGCAGGCACAGAAGATGCCAAAACGGAAACAATAGAAGTGGTTGAGCTGAAAGCCGATGTGAGACGCCTGGAGTTGGAGAAACTCCGCCTGGAGGATTTGCTATCAAACGTGAAGAGTAATCACGAAGAAGAACTCATTCTAATGGAGAGGAGTCACAAGAAGCAAATTAGTGTCCTCGAAGAGACCCTGCAGAGCTTGGAAAATCGCCTAAAGAGTGAAAATACCAGCCTGGAGGAATTCTACATGCGCAAGTTGAGTAAATTGGATGAAGAAAAGACAACCTTGGTGAAGGAAGCTGAAGAACGCTTGGAAGAGCTGAAGGTGCACCAAAAGGAAGCCCTTGAAACCATGAGGATTGGCTATGAGACGGATATTCAGCATCTCCGGGAGGATCACAAGAGGATAATTGAGAATATTCGGGAATCGAAACTGATGGAATTCTCAGTGATGCAGGAGAATTCATCATACATTCAGCAACTGAAGACAGCCTCGTCATTCTTGGAAAGTGCTTCGGGGAATATTGAGAATCTCAAGGAGACACTAAATGAGCGAATAAGTGGAATTGAGGCAGATAAAGCGCGAGAATTGGAAGCAAAAGAACGGCAAATGGCAGAAGAAATGCGAAGAATTGAGAGGAGTCGTGATCTAGCTGAGGCTGAACGACTACGGCTTGTTGATCTCGTTGCAACACTCGATGATAAGATAACGAAGCTCTCGCAGGAAGCTTCCGAGGAGCAATGGATGCTAAAGGAGAAGCTCACAACGTTGGAAGTTGAGAGGAGATCCTTTGAACGGGAACGTGATCTCGTCCGGGAGGAACAGAAGCGCCACGAGAAGCGTATTGAAGATATGAAGATGTTAGCGCAGCAGGAGCATCAGCGGCTTATGGAACAAATAGAGGATGAACGACGAAAACTCACGGAGGAGCGTTTGAAGCttgaaatgttggaaaaaataaatcccggACGTACAACAAAAGCAGAGGTTGAGATTGCCCTCAAAGTGGCTGAAGATGCTGCCCGTGAAGTTGACAAGGAGCGGGAGAATCTCATGAAACTCCAGCGTGAGTGTGAAACAGTCCGGAGGCAATTGCAGGATCGTGAGAATGCACTAAAGCGCAAGGAAGTTGACGTGGAAACTGCTATCCGTACGGCTCAGGCAAGGGAAGCAGCAGCAGAGGGGGCTCTTGAGAGTGCAAAAGCCACTGAGGTGCAATTATTCCAGAAATACCAGCAATTGTCACAGAATACAAAGGATTTGTGTCAGAGGGAGGAAAAGCTGTCGCAATCGTGGGAGAAATTGAGCAAGGAGCGTCTGGAATTGCAGGCAATGCGACGGAATCTCACTGAATCCAAATGCAGTCTCTGTCGCTTTGGGCAGACTAATCAGAAAATTGCTGATCTTCTCAGTAGATCCCCCATTAGTGGTGACAAAGCCCCTGTAGAAAGTCATAGAGTAGCTGAAGTGAGAAGTTTAACcgaagaaattgagaaacttCCCAGTATTACTGATGATGATCTCCTTATTGCTtcaaagatgaagaaaagtttGAAGAGGAATTGA
- the LOC129795596 gene encoding ornithine aminotransferase, mitochondrial gives MALRHIGRFAAARRLGCAPLTTSVKPNEKGKKITSQEVFEREDKFGAHNYHPLPVALTRAQGVHVWDVEGKRYYDFLSAYSAVNQGHNHPKIIQALVEQVQVLSLTSRAFYSDVLGEYEEYITRLFGYDKVLPMNTGVEGGETACKLARRWGYSVKKIPENQAKIVFASGNFWGRTMSAISASTDPDSFKGFGPYMPGFDIVPYNDLAALSEKLQDPTVAAFMVEPIQGEAGVVVPDEGYLKGVRRICSENNVLFIADEVQTGLARTGRMLACDHEDVRPDILILGKALSGGLYPVSAVLADDPIMLTIKPGEHGSTYGGNPLGCKVAMSALQVLIDENLAENAQILGKRLREGLNVLPKDVVSVVRGKGLLNAIVINKKWDAWDVCLRLRDNGLLAKPTHGDIIRFAPPLVINEEEIDECIDIIKKSVLSFA, from the exons ATGGCGCTAAGACACATTGGACGATTTGCAGCTGCCCGCCGACTGGGCTGTGCACCCCTAACAACGAGTGTGAAGCCCAATGAGAAgggcaaaaaaattacatcCCAAGAAGTTTTTGAGCGTGAAGATAAATTCGGTGCTCACAACTACCACCCACTTCCAGTGGCCTTGACCAGAGCGCagg GTGTTCATGTGTGGGATGTGGAGGGGAAGCGCTACTATGACTTCCTAAGTGCCTACTCGGCGGTCAATCAAGGTCACAACCACCCAAAGATCATCCAGGCTCTCGTTGAGCAAGTCCAGGTCCTTTCGCTGACATCACGTGCATTCTATTCAGACGTCCTCGGGGAGTATGAGGAATACATCACGCGACTCTTTGGCTACGACAAAGTCCTCCCGATGAATACGGGTGTTGAGGGTGGTGAGACAGCGTGCAAACTTGCCCGTCGTTGGGGCTACAGCGTCAAGAAAATTCCCGAGAATCAAGCAAAGATTGTCTTTGCATCCGGGAATTTCTGGGGACGCACCATGTCGGCAATTTCAGCATCAACCGATCCCGATAGCTTCAAAGGTTTCGGCCCCTACATGCCAGGCTTCGATATTGTCCCCTACAATGATTTGGCCGCCTTGTCG GAAAAACTCCAAGATCCCACAGTTGCAGCCTTTATGGTGGAACCCATTCAGGGTGAAGCAGGCGTTGTTGTGCCAGACGAAGGCTACCTCAAGGGTGTCCGTCGTATCTGCTCTGAGAATAATGTTCTCTTCATTGCGGACGAAGTACAAACGGGGCTCGCCAGGACGGGAAGGATGCTTGCTTGCGATCACGAGGATGTTCGTCCGGATATTTTGATCCTTGGAAAAGCCCTCTCTGGTGGCCTCTACCCTGTTTCAGCTGTTCTCGCCGATGATCCCATCATGCTGACCATTAAACCCGGAGAGCACGGATCAACATACGGTGGGAATCCCCTAGGATGCAAAGTAGCCATGTCAGCTCTGCAGGTTCTAATTGATGAGAATCTCGCGGAGAATGCCCAAATTCTCGGGAAACGCCTTCGTGAAGGACTCAATGTTCTTCCCAAGGATGTTGTTAGTGTTGTTCGCGGAAAGGGTCTCCTCAATGCTATagttatcaataaaaaatgggATGCATGGGATGTCTGCCTGAGGCTCCGTGACAATGGTCTTCTGGCAAAGCCAACGCATGGCGATATCATTCGCTTTGCACCCCCACTCGTGattaatgaagaagaaattgatgaaTGCATCGACATAATCAAGAAGTCGGTACTCTCATTCGCATAA